The following proteins come from a genomic window of Aquimarina sp. MAR_2010_214:
- the aroC gene encoding chorismate synthase: MAGNTFGNLFKVTTFGESHGVAIGGVIDGCPAGVTLDLEAIQQELDRRKPGQSAIVTQRKEPDSVEFYSGIFEGVTTGTPIGFAIKNANQKSKDYSHIKDSYRPSHADYTYDQKYGVRDYRGGGRSSARETASRVVAGAIAKQVLSDIKFNAYVSGVGTIKLEKSHTELDLSLTESNIVRCPDPKLASEMEHYIKQIRKEGDTVGGIVSCVISGAPVGLGEPAFDKLHAELGKAMLSINAVKGFEYGSGFAGSELKGSQHNDLFNADGTTQTNLSGGIQGGISNGMDIYFNVAFKPVATIMQDQETIDKEGNIVTMQGKGRHDPCVVPRAVPIVEAMAALVLVDYWLMNRTIKK, from the coding sequence ATGGCAGGAAATACATTTGGTAATCTATTTAAGGTAACTACTTTTGGAGAATCACACGGAGTAGCGATTGGTGGAGTCATTGATGGCTGCCCAGCTGGTGTAACACTTGATTTAGAAGCTATTCAACAAGAGCTTGATCGTCGTAAACCTGGTCAGTCAGCTATTGTTACACAGCGTAAAGAGCCCGATAGTGTGGAGTTTTATTCTGGTATTTTTGAAGGTGTTACAACAGGTACTCCTATTGGTTTTGCGATCAAAAATGCAAATCAAAAATCTAAAGATTATTCTCATATCAAAGATTCCTATCGCCCGTCTCATGCAGATTATACTTATGATCAAAAATATGGTGTTAGGGATTATAGAGGAGGAGGACGTTCTTCTGCTCGTGAAACCGCAAGTAGGGTAGTAGCAGGAGCAATCGCTAAACAGGTATTGTCTGATATAAAATTTAACGCTTATGTAAGTGGTGTTGGTACTATTAAATTAGAAAAAAGTCATACTGAGCTTGATTTATCATTAACCGAAAGTAATATTGTACGATGCCCAGATCCTAAGTTGGCTTCGGAAATGGAACACTACATTAAACAAATTAGAAAAGAAGGAGATACCGTTGGCGGAATTGTAAGTTGCGTTATTTCTGGTGCACCTGTGGGATTAGGAGAACCTGCCTTTGATAAGCTACATGCCGAATTAGGAAAAGCGATGTTGTCAATCAATGCTGTTAAAGGATTTGAATATGGAAGTGGTTTTGCCGGATCAGAGCTAAAAGGAAGTCAGCATAATGATCTTTTTAATGCTGATGGTACTACACAAACTAATCTATCAGGTGGTATACAAGGAGGGATTTCTAATGGAATGGATATCTATTTTAATGTAGCCTTTAAACCAGTAGCTACAATTATGCAGGATCAGGAGACTATAGATAAAGAAGGTAATATCGTTACTATGCAAGGAAAAGGTCGACATGATCCTTGTGTAGTGCCCAGAGCAGTGCCTATCGTAGAAGCAATGGCTGCTTTGGTACTTGTTGATTATTGGTTAATGAATAGAACTATTAAGAAATAA
- a CDS encoding DUF11 domain-containing protein yields the protein MITIYWNNTRQRNFFKQLFTTGILIALLFMQYGCSDDDDTQAASTADLGITKTVNTTAPNVGSNITFTTTAINNGPDDATGVKVTDNLPSGYTFVSATASTGTYTNDAGIWSVGDLSNGANATLDITATVLATGDYANTATIAGEQTDTTTDNNSVTFTVTPTASTLKTDLDVTKTVNTTAPSVGNNITFTITATNNGPDDATGVKVTDNLPSGYTFVDATALTGTYANNTGIWSVGNLSNGASATLDITATILATGDYANTATITGEQTDATVSNNSATVTPTVSNPTADLGITKTVNIATPDVGNNIIFTLTATNKGPEDATGVKVTDNLPSGYTFVNATASTGTYTNSTGIWSIDNLSNGASVTLDITATVLATGNYTNTATVAGEQADTTTGNNSATSTITPTKIYIAGEALGGTDPDAILWKNGTATLLSPSTNNARANSIFVSGTDVYVTGIKNEFAVLWKNGSETSLSPSTSRAKGNSVYVSSGDVYVAGYQNDGVNAQARYWKNGVGTYLSYTITSTSSSVAEDITVVSGDVYVAGSAGVDAVYWRNGTRITLNTSAGSSFARAMAIKVIDNVVHVVGYEISPTGYSPRYWKNGVRTNLSGTGRAYSIAVANNGDVYIGGENQYWKNGSSTAISGKAESTMIFNNDVYMTGGTKYWKNGVETIFTNDNWTRGNSIFVTN from the coding sequence ATGATTACTATATATTGGAACAACACTAGACAAAGAAACTTCTTCAAACAATTGTTTACAACAGGAATACTTATTGCCTTGCTCTTTATGCAATATGGCTGTAGTGATGATGATGATACTCAAGCTGCAAGTACTGCAGATCTAGGCATCACAAAAACAGTAAATACAACTGCTCCAAATGTGGGCAGTAATATTACCTTTACAACAACAGCTATAAACAACGGCCCTGACGATGCTACAGGGGTTAAAGTTACAGATAACCTGCCATCGGGCTATACCTTTGTAAGTGCCACAGCATCGACAGGTACCTATACCAATGACGCAGGCATCTGGTCTGTTGGCGATTTAAGCAATGGAGCAAACGCCACCCTGGATATAACTGCTACAGTGCTGGCCACGGGAGACTATGCAAATACCGCTACCATAGCAGGTGAACAAACCGATACAACTACTGACAACAATAGTGTTACTTTTACAGTTACACCAACGGCATCAACTCTAAAAACAGATTTGGATGTCACAAAAACAGTAAATACAACTGCTCCAAGCGTAGGTAATAATATTACCTTTACAATAACAGCTACAAACAACGGCCCTGATGATGCTACAGGGGTTAAGGTTACAGACAACCTGCCATCGGGCTATACTTTTGTAGATGCCACAGCATTGACAGGTACCTATGCCAATAACACAGGCATCTGGTCTGTTGGCAATTTAAGCAATGGAGCAAGCGCCACCCTGGATATAACAGCCACAATACTTGCCACTGGAGACTATGCAAACACGGCCACCATAACAGGTGAACAAACTGATGCAACTGTCAGCAATAATAGTGCTACAGTTACACCAACAGTATCAAATCCAACAGCAGATCTGGGGATCACAAAAACAGTAAATATAGCTACCCCAGATGTGGGCAACAACATTATCTTTACACTAACAGCTACAAACAAAGGTCCTGAAGATGCTACAGGGGTTAAGGTTACTGACAACCTGCCATCGGGCTATACTTTTGTAAATGCTACAGCATCGACAGGTACCTATACTAATAGTACAGGCATTTGGTCTATTGACAATTTAAGCAATGGAGCAAGCGTCACCTTGGATATAACAGCCACAGTACTGGCCACAGGTAACTATACAAACACAGCCACCGTAGCAGGTGAACAAGCCGATACAACTACCGGAAATAATAGTGCAACCAGTACAATAACCCCGACAAAAATCTATATCGCAGGAGAGGCACTCGGTGGAACAGATCCTGATGCTATACTCTGGAAAAATGGTACAGCAACCCTTTTATCTCCCAGTACTAATAATGCTAGGGCTAATTCCATTTTTGTCTCTGGTACGGATGTGTATGTTACAGGAATTAAAAACGAATTTGCAGTACTCTGGAAGAATGGATCAGAGACCTCTTTATCTCCCAGTACTAGTAGAGCTAAGGGTAATTCAGTATATGTATCTAGTGGAGATGTTTATGTAGCAGGGTATCAAAACGATGGTGTTAATGCGCAAGCAAGATATTGGAAAAATGGAGTGGGTACATATCTTTCTTATACTATTACTAGTACTAGTTCCTCTGTAGCAGAAGATATAACTGTTGTTAGTGGCGATGTATATGTTGCAGGAAGTGCAGGGGTCGATGCCGTATATTGGAGAAACGGTACTAGAATAACACTAAACACAAGTGCAGGAAGTAGTTTTGCTCGGGCAATGGCGATTAAGGTTATTGACAATGTTGTACATGTGGTAGGGTATGAAATATCACCTACTGGTTATTCTCCAAGATACTGGAAAAATGGCGTACGCACTAACCTAAGTGGTACGGGTCGAGCATATTCCATTGCAGTGGCCAACAATGGTGATGTATATATAGGAGGAGAAAACCAGTATTGGAAAAATGGTTCGTCAACTGCCATTAGTGGAAAAGCAGAATCCACTATGATTTTTAATAATGATGTATATATGACTGGGGGAACCAAATACTGGAAAAATGGTGTGGAAACAATTTTTACCAATGATAATTGGACTAGAGGAAACTCTATATTTGTGACCAATTAA
- a CDS encoding leucine-rich repeat domain-containing protein: MITIHWNHTRQRNFFKQLFTTGILIVLLFMQYSCSSDDDTTPPPAADLSNEKAITAFVFTTSLNNALTEDVTAVIDENAYTITVTVPYGTNVTALQPSITLSAQATVAPGNEMAQDFTNARNYTVTAQDGSKQAYTVTVIVVSNTEKAITSFVFTASQNNALSADVTATIDETTHTITATVPSGTDMTALKPSITLSSQATVTPGNEIVQNFTNAVTYTVTAVDSTTQGYTVTVTIAPNTEKAITVFVLAASINTALSADVTAEIDETTHTITATVPSGTDVTALKPTIALSAQQATVSPGNEVTQDFTNALTYTVTAGDSTTQEYTVTVVVQLSDREILIKLYNTNLNNTLGWNLTDQTMDSWSGVTHQNGNVTGLNLRNKNLTVIPMEIGNLTKLWYLSLEGNSLTSIPSEIGNLTNLTRLFLGNNSLTSFPSQIGNLTKLTILHLGNNSLTSISQEIGNLANLTDLKLNNNSLTSFPSQIGSLIKLTNLNLSNNSLTSISSEIGNLANLTLLSLADNSLSSIPSEIGNLVNLKELFLSNNSLISISSEIGKLTKLWYLDLKGNVLSSIPSQIGNLTNLDVLFLRNNSLTTIPQAVCNLRTNYGTAIYIDQGVTCQ; the protein is encoded by the coding sequence ATGATTACTATACATTGGAACCACACTAGACAAAGAAACTTCTTCAAACAATTATTTACAACAGGAATACTTATTGTCTTGCTCTTTATGCAATATAGCTGTAGTAGCGATGATGATACTACGCCACCACCAGCAGCAGATTTAAGTAATGAAAAAGCAATTACCGCCTTTGTATTTACCACTTCACTAAACAACGCCTTGACTGAGGATGTAACCGCTGTGATCGATGAGAACGCCTATACCATTACTGTAACAGTACCTTACGGAACGAATGTAACTGCTTTACAACCTAGCATAACCCTGTCTGCTCAAGCCACTGTAGCCCCGGGTAATGAAATGGCACAGGATTTTACCAATGCTCGTAACTATACCGTAACTGCACAGGATGGGTCTAAACAAGCATATACCGTTACGGTAATAGTAGTCTCAAATACAGAAAAAGCAATTACCTCCTTTGTATTTACCGCTTCACAAAACAACGCCCTCTCTGCTGATGTAACAGCTACCATTGATGAAACCACCCATACTATTACCGCAACCGTACCTTCTGGAACAGATATGACTGCATTAAAGCCAAGTATTACCTTGTCTTCCCAAGCTACAGTAACACCAGGTAATGAGATAGTACAAAATTTCACTAATGCCGTTACCTATACCGTAACTGCAGTGGATAGTACCACACAAGGATATACCGTAACGGTAACCATAGCTCCAAATACAGAAAAAGCAATCACTGTCTTTGTATTAGCAGCTTCAATAAATACCGCCCTCTCAGCAGATGTAACTGCAGAGATCGATGAAACTACACATACTATTACTGCAACCGTACCTTCTGGAACAGATGTAACTGCATTAAAGCCAACCATAGCATTGTCTGCCCAGCAGGCAACTGTATCACCTGGCAATGAAGTAACGCAGGATTTCACCAATGCTCTTACCTATACAGTAACCGCAGGAGATAGTACTACACAGGAATATACAGTGACTGTTGTGGTCCAATTATCAGATAGGGAAATTTTAATCAAACTCTATAATACGAATCTCAATAATACCCTGGGTTGGAACCTCACCGATCAAACTATGGATTCCTGGAGTGGGGTAACCCACCAGAATGGAAACGTAACCGGATTGAATTTAAGAAATAAAAACCTTACAGTAATTCCTATGGAAATCGGTAACTTGACTAAATTATGGTATTTAAGCTTGGAAGGTAATTCCCTAACTAGCATACCTTCGGAAATCGGTAACCTAACCAATTTAACGCGGTTATTTTTGGGTAACAATTCCCTAACTAGCTTCCCTTCTCAAATCGGTAACCTGACCAAGTTAACGATCCTACACTTGGGTAACAATTCCCTAACTAGTATCTCTCAAGAAATTGGAAACCTAGCCAATTTAACAGACTTAAAGTTAAATAACAATTCCCTAACTAGCTTCCCTTCTCAAATCGGAAGCCTGATCAAGTTAACGAATTTGAACTTGTCTAACAATTCCCTGACTAGCATCTCCTCGGAAATAGGAAACTTAGCCAACTTAACCTTATTATCTTTGGCAGACAATTCCCTGTCCAGCATCCCCTCAGAAATTGGAAATCTGGTCAATTTGAAGGAGTTATTTTTGAGTAACAATTCCCTAATCAGTATCTCTTCAGAAATCGGGAAACTAACCAAATTATGGTATTTAGATTTGAAAGGTAATGTCCTATCCAGCATCCCTTCTCAAATCGGGAACCTGACCAATTTAGATGTGTTGTTTTTGCGAAACAATTCCTTGACGACTATACCTCAAGCAGTATGTAACCTTAGAACGAACTACGGAACAGCTATCTATATAGATCAAGGGGTAACCTGCCAGTAA
- a CDS encoding UDP-2,3-diacylglucosamine diphosphatase, which yields MKKRIVELVVISDIHLGTYGCHAKELLNYLNSIKPKTLILNGDIIDIWQFRKRYFPKSHLKVIKKIISFASKGTEVIYITGNHDEMLRKFSDTQMGHFKLVDKLVLELDGKKAWFFHGDVFDASIQNAKWLAKLGGWGYDMLILFNQAINWFLVRIGKEKFSLSKKIKNSVKKAVKYVNDFEDVAAELAVKNKYSYVICGHIHQPQMREYSDKNGSCLYLNSGDWIENLTSLEYHDAAWKLVHYESESMKNYEESIEEAESLEINTEALQASFMINQE from the coding sequence ATGAAAAAACGTATTGTAGAGCTTGTTGTAATTTCTGACATCCATCTTGGTACTTATGGATGTCATGCAAAAGAGCTTCTCAACTATCTAAATAGTATCAAACCAAAAACTCTTATTCTTAACGGTGATATTATAGATATCTGGCAATTTAGAAAACGATACTTTCCTAAATCTCACCTTAAGGTTATCAAAAAGATCATTTCATTTGCATCAAAAGGAACAGAGGTTATCTATATCACAGGTAATCACGATGAGATGCTTCGTAAGTTTAGTGACACCCAAATGGGGCATTTTAAATTAGTTGATAAACTCGTGTTAGAATTAGATGGTAAAAAAGCATGGTTCTTTCATGGAGATGTTTTTGATGCTTCAATCCAAAACGCAAAATGGTTAGCTAAGTTAGGCGGTTGGGGATATGACATGCTTATTCTTTTTAATCAAGCTATTAATTGGTTTCTGGTACGTATAGGAAAAGAAAAATTCTCACTTTCTAAGAAAATTAAAAACAGTGTAAAAAAAGCAGTAAAATATGTCAATGATTTTGAAGATGTTGCTGCAGAGTTAGCTGTTAAAAATAAATATAGTTATGTGATCTGTGGCCATATTCATCAACCTCAAATGCGAGAATATAGTGATAAGAATGGTTCCTGCCTCTATCTAAATTCTGGCGACTGGATAGAAAATCTAACTTCATTAGAATACCATGATGCTGCGTGGAAATTGGTTCACTATGAAAGTGAATCGATGAAAAACTATGAAGAATCAATTGAAGAGGCCGAAAGCTTAGAAATTAATACCGAAGCTCTACAAGCCTCTTTCATGATAAATCAAGAATAA
- a CDS encoding tRNA-(ms[2]io[6]A)-hydroxylase, with amino-acid sequence MLGLKLATDPRWATLAETNIEEILTDHAWCEQKAATNAITIITLNSEHTDLVTDLLTLAQEELQHFEMVHEIIKKRGYKLGRERKDSYVNELFKYGIKGGSRKQSLVNRLLFSAMIEARSCERFKLLSKKIKDPELSKFYHDLMISEAGHYTTFIGFARKYGKGIDVDKQWEDLLKFEGELIQNYGTSETIHG; translated from the coding sequence ATGCTTGGTTTAAAACTGGCAACAGATCCACGTTGGGCAACTCTTGCGGAAACAAATATTGAAGAAATTTTAACCGATCACGCATGGTGTGAACAAAAAGCAGCCACAAATGCCATTACCATTATTACGTTAAATTCTGAACATACTGATTTGGTTACCGATTTATTAACTTTGGCACAAGAAGAATTACAGCATTTTGAAATGGTTCATGAAATTATTAAAAAGCGTGGTTATAAATTAGGTCGAGAACGAAAAGACAGTTATGTAAATGAACTGTTTAAATATGGTATTAAAGGTGGCAGTCGTAAGCAAAGCTTAGTTAATCGGTTGTTATTTTCAGCAATGATCGAAGCCCGAAGTTGCGAACGATTTAAGCTTCTTTCAAAAAAAATAAAAGATCCTGAACTATCAAAATTCTATCATGATTTAATGATTAGTGAAGCTGGTCATTACACCACATTTATCGGTTTTGCACGTAAATATGGAAAAGGTATTGATGTAGATAAACAATGGGAAGATTTATTAAAATTTGAAGGAGAACTTATTCAAAACTACGGCACTTCTGAAACTATACATGGATGA